From the genome of Segatella hominis, one region includes:
- a CDS encoding N-acetylmuramoyl-L-alanine amidase family protein, which yields MLKKIVLLLVAFFMLVAYSFAANDRFTLVIDPGHGGHDAGAMGARSKEKDINLRVALAFGKYVERNMPDVRVIYTRKTDVFIPLMERANIANKAGADLFISVHTNALPGGKIARGFETYSLGMHRAKDNLDVAMRENSVISMEKGYQQTYQGFDPKSSESYIIFEFIQGKNMERSVEIARSIQKSVCREANRPDKGVHQAGFLVLRETSMPSCLIELGFITTPDEEELLNNESRVDDVAKAIFHGFEQYKNKYDRRVSVPYRAASSADDSEMPKIVPDTYQRGETKRQSQASDTSRTTLVKRLSTNKSSGNVNKTIVNPIERRTAKTVEKGATKNTVVKAIAKVGEKDAHAPIFKVQIFVSNRVLRAGDAHFKGETGYASYQEGGMVKYTIGSSANYNEIFRLRKSLLDKFPEAFIIAFKDGQKYDVNQAIREFKQNKK from the coding sequence ATGTTGAAGAAGATTGTTCTTTTGCTGGTTGCATTCTTTATGTTGGTGGCATATTCTTTTGCTGCCAATGATAGATTTACGCTTGTTATTGACCCTGGTCATGGTGGTCATGATGCAGGTGCCATGGGTGCCAGATCCAAAGAAAAAGATATAAACCTGCGGGTGGCATTGGCTTTTGGTAAGTATGTAGAACGTAATATGCCAGATGTGCGTGTCATTTATACCCGAAAGACTGATGTGTTCATTCCGTTGATGGAAAGAGCAAATATTGCCAATAAGGCTGGTGCGGACCTGTTTATTTCAGTTCATACCAATGCCTTGCCTGGTGGTAAGATAGCCAGAGGTTTTGAAACCTATTCCTTGGGTATGCACCGTGCCAAGGATAATCTGGATGTGGCTATGCGAGAGAACTCTGTCATCTCTATGGAGAAGGGATATCAGCAGACTTATCAGGGATTTGACCCGAAGTCTTCTGAAAGCTATATTATCTTTGAATTCATTCAAGGTAAGAATATGGAGCGCAGTGTTGAGATTGCCCGCTCTATTCAAAAGAGTGTTTGCCGTGAGGCTAACCGACCGGATAAAGGCGTTCACCAAGCAGGATTCTTGGTTCTTCGCGAGACCTCTATGCCAAGTTGTTTGATAGAGTTAGGCTTTATCACCACCCCTGATGAGGAGGAACTGCTCAACAATGAATCGCGCGTGGATGATGTGGCTAAGGCTATCTTCCACGGTTTCGAACAATATAAGAACAAGTATGATAGAAGAGTTTCTGTGCCTTATCGTGCGGCATCATCTGCAGACGACAGTGAAATGCCAAAGATTGTGCCAGATACCTATCAGCGCGGGGAAACCAAGCGACAATCGCAGGCAAGCGATACTTCCAGAACGACTTTGGTTAAGCGGCTTTCCACGAATAAGTCTTCTGGCAATGTCAATAAAACGATCGTTAATCCTATCGAAAGAAGAACTGCAAAGACTGTGGAAAAGGGAGCAACTAAGAATACGGTTGTCAAAGCAATCGCAAAAGTTGGAGAGAAAGACGCTCATGCCCCAATCTTCAAAGTGCAGATTTTTGTGAGCAACCGTGTGCTTCGAGCAGGTGATGCGCATTTCAAAGGAGAAACAGGTTATGCAAGTTATCAGGAGGGTGGTATGGTGAAATACACGATAGGTTCTTCTGCTAATTATAATGAGATCTTCCGACTTCGTAAATCCTTGTTGGATAAGTTTCCTGAGGCATTTATCATCGCCTTTAAGGATGGACAGAAGTACGACGTGAATCAGGCAATTCGAGAATTTAAACAGAATAAAAAATAA
- a CDS encoding MlaD family protein: MKITKEIKIALVAIVGILIMYFGINFLKGINLFSSNNYYYMTFSDIQGLGASTPIYADGYKVGTVDAVDFDYTQSGPIKVKADIDKNLRIPKGSKAEIVKDLMGNLQVNILLANNPRERIEAGGIIPGAVNEGALGKVSAMVPTIEKMLPKLDSILGSLNALLADPALAASLHNVQTITGNLTVSTRELNTLMAGLNKQVPGMINRANGVLDNTNKLTSNLASLDVQGTLDRVNKTLENTQAFTEKLNSNKGTLGLLMNDTQLYDNMNSTMRHADSLVIDLKQHPKRYVHFSVFGKKDK, translated from the coding sequence ATGAAAATTACCAAGGAAATAAAAATAGCTCTTGTGGCTATTGTAGGTATTTTGATTATGTACTTCGGAATTAATTTTCTGAAGGGAATCAATCTGTTTTCTTCCAATAACTATTATTATATGACGTTTTCCGACATCCAGGGACTGGGTGCTTCAACGCCAATTTATGCTGATGGTTATAAGGTAGGAACTGTTGATGCTGTGGATTTTGACTATACTCAGTCTGGTCCTATCAAGGTGAAGGCTGATATTGATAAAAATCTGCGCATACCAAAGGGAAGTAAGGCTGAAATTGTGAAAGACCTGATGGGTAATTTGCAAGTGAATATCTTGTTGGCTAATAATCCTCGTGAACGTATTGAGGCTGGTGGCATTATACCTGGAGCTGTCAATGAGGGCGCTTTGGGCAAGGTTTCGGCTATGGTTCCTACTATCGAGAAGATGCTTCCTAAACTGGATTCTATCTTGGGTAGCTTGAATGCGCTCTTGGCAGATCCTGCATTGGCTGCTTCTTTGCATAATGTGCAAACCATTACGGGCAATCTTACGGTTTCTACCCGTGAGTTGAATACGTTGATGGCAGGTCTCAACAAGCAGGTTCCTGGTATGATCAATCGTGCCAATGGCGTTTTGGATAATACGAATAAGCTGACTTCCAATCTGGCATCTTTGGATGTACAGGGTACGCTGGATCGTGTCAACAAGACATTGGAGAATACACAGGCATTTACTGAAAAGTTGAACAGCAACAAGGGTACTCTTGGCTTGCTGATGAATGATACCCAGCTTTATGATAATATGAATTCGACCATGCGCCATGCTGATTCTTTAGTTATCGATTTGAAACAGCATCCTAAGCGCTATGTTCACTTCTCTGTTTTTGGTAAAAAAGACAAGTAA